A stretch of the Theileria equi strain WA chromosome 1, complete sequence genome encodes the following:
- a CDS encoding DNA repair helicase rad3/xp-D, putative (encoded by transcript BEWA_033190A) — protein sequence MVRFWVDGIEVFFPYPKIYPEQLAYMRSLKNALDAHGHAVLEMPTGTGKTVALFSFVASYQLARPEVGKLIYCTRTIHEMEKSLLELKEVINYRNAELRKDRLAKNDIAVKTEPGPEASSAVDKYNRTGTWPIIHLNTHLGYFLAFGLCSRRNLCIHPEVSACADRTKIDERCADLMSLWRRVQYEETHQTKAREFTIEFEGTDSNPQRQAPSTSAVERVPDIEEYNSMGLCGYHENMENVWNRTLVPAGVYTLEGLKEHCNNFKNPTNGKPAPICPYFMARRCIEMANIVVLNYQYMIDPKVSESVFSHFSTDKSKQTKSKLPIVVVFDEAHNIDNVCIEALSVELNGETLDQAYTDLAHLEENIRVLREKDEDALLQEYNKLLENLKMDTLDIEGYMSPVLPDDILMKAVPGSIRKAEHFISYLKIIIGYLKKYIKVFEAKSEGPLMFLYRFEHETDILAETMQHTYNRMKSLLNTLKMTSVGDISSLQLVVDFCTLVGTYSAGFIVIVDPYPNGSIYDPLLQFSCLDASIAMRPVLEGFRSVILTSGTISPLEFYPKILNFTPVLTQSLPMSFDRDCLCPIIVSKGANQVQMSTRFDLRTDVTVLRNYGSLLIDFCKHIPDGIVCFFPSYAYMELILSHWYECGILSSIMEHKLIFMETQDAVSTTLALYNYRKACDVGRGAVFMSVCRGKVAEGIDFDRHYGRCVVLVGIPFQYTLSRVLKARLDFMRCNYGISENEFITFDAMRQAAQCVGRIIRNKNDFGLMVFADARYSRIDKRSKLPPWILKNIEPSNLFLSTESAVAVAKAFFRNMAQDYTPNIFTRLDQKMLDDEQNCWLTVQRVLRLRHG from the exons ATGGTTAGATTTTGGGTGGATGGTATCGAGGTGTTTTTTCCATACCCAAAAATTTATCCAGAACAACTGGCTTACATGAGAAGTCTAAAAAATGCCCTGGACGCCCATGGTCACGCTGTTCTGGAGATGCCAACAGGAACTG GTAAGACCGTTGCGCTTTTTAGCTTCGTCGCCAGTTATCAATTGGCTCGTCCAGAGGTTGGAAAGCTCATATATTGCACCCGTACGATACATGAGATGGAAAAATCGCTGTTAGAACTTAAAGAAGTCATAAATTATCGCAACGCAGAACTGCGAAAAGACAGATTAGCCAAAAATGACATTGCTGTCAAAACAGAGCCGGGTCCAGAAGCTTCGTCTGCGGTAGACAAGTATAATCGTACTGGTACCTGGCCcattatacatttaaaCACACATTTAGGGTATTTTTTGGCGTTTGGATTATGTTCAAGACGTAATTTGTGTATACACCCAGAGGTTTCAGCTTGTGCTGATCGCACAAAGATTGATGAACGCT GCGCGGATTTAATGTCTTTGTGGCGCAGAGTGCAATATGAGGAAACACATCAAACCAAAGCTCGTGAATTTACCATCGAATTTGAAGGCACAGATTCAAATCCACAGAGGCAGGCCCCCAGCACTTCAGCTGTGGAAAGAGTTCCAGACATAGAAGAATACAATTCTATGGGTCTTTGTGGATATCATGAAAATATGGAGAATGTGTGGAACAGAACCCTTGTCCCTGCAG GTGTCTATACATTGGAAGGGTTAAAGGAACACTGTAATAATTTCAAGAATCCAACAAATGGGAAGCCCGCTCCAATATGTCCATATTTTATGGCACGACGTTGTATAGAAATGGCAAATATTGTTGTTTTGAATTATCAATATATGATTGACCCAAAGGTTTCAGAATCGGTTTTTTCACATTT CTCCACGGATAAgtctaaacaaacaaagTCAAAGTTGCCAATTGTAGTTGTGTTTGATGAAGCTCACAATATTGATAATGTGTGTATAGAAGCCCTTAGTGTGGAGTTGAATGGTGAGACGTTGGATCAGGCATACACTGATCTGGCTCACCTTGAAGAGAATATACGTGTTCTTAGagaaaaggatgaagatgcaCTGTTACAAGAATATAACAAACTACTGgagaatttaaaaatggatacATTAGATATCGAAGGATATATGAGCCCAGTTCTTCCAGatgatattttgatgaaagCAGTGCCAGGCTCCATAAGGAAAGCCGAGCATTTTATATCGTATTTAAAAATCATCATAGGATATCTTAAAAAGTATATTAAAGTATTTGAAGCAAAATCGGAGGGCCCACTTATGTTTTTATATAG ATTTGAACATGAAACTGATATACTAGCGGAAACAATGCAGCATACATATAATAGAATGAAATCTCTGTTGAATACACTCAAAATGACATCAGTGGGTGATATTTCTTCTCTACAGTTAGTGGTGGATTTTTGTACACTTGTAGGCACGTATTCTGCCGGATTTATAGTTATAGTAGATCCATATCCTAATGGCTCTATATATGACCCTCTTTTACAGTTTTCTTGCCTGGATGCCTCTATAGCAATGAGGCCAGTACTAGAGGGATTTAGGTCTGTTATTTTAACATCAGGGACTATATCACCACTTGAATTTTACCCCAAAATATTGAATTTCACACCTGTTTTAACACAGTCGTTACCAATGTCTTTTGATAGGGATTGCTTATGTCCTATAATAGTATCAAAAGGTGCTAATCAAGTACAAATGTCAACTAGATTCGATTTACGCACAGATGTCACTGTTTTAAGGAATTATGGCAGTTTGTTAATTGACTTTTGCAAACATATCCCGGATGGAATCGTTTGCTTCTTCCCGAGTTATGCATATATGGAATTAATATTGTCTCATTGGTATGAATGTGGAATTTTATCGTCCATAATGGAGCATAAACTAATTTTTATGGAGACACAAGATGCTGTATCAACAACTTTAGCTCTATATAACTATCGCAAAGCATGTGACGTCGGAAGAGGTGCAGTTTTCATGTCTGTTTGCAGGGGAAAAGTTGCCGAAGGAATAGATTTTGATAGACATTACGGACGTTGTGTGGTTTTAGTTGGTATTCCATTTCAGTACACCCTTTCCAGAGTACTAAAAGCTAGGCTGGATTTTATGAGGTGTAACTATGGGATATCTGAGAATGAGTTTATCACATTTGATGCAATGAGACAGGCTGCACAATGTGTAGGACGTATTATCAGGAACAAAAATGACTTTGGATTAATGGTTTTCGCTGATGCTCGATATAGCAGAATTGATAAAAGATCAAAACTTCCTCCTTGGATATTAAAGAATATAGAACCATCTAATTTATTTTTAAGCACAGAAAGCGCGGTTGCTGTTGCAAAGGCATTCTTTCGCAATATGGCACAAGATTACACGCCAAATATATTTACTAGACTTGATCAAAAGATGCTTGATGATGAGCAAAATTGCTGGTTAACTGTCCAGCGTGTCTTGCGCCTACGCCATGGCTAA
- a CDS encoding hypothetical protein (encoded by transcript BEWA_033180A), with amino-acid sequence MSSLYDTAVSFFNETVKKIFEPLQSLLRRACTIIGIYQPYFLEFYESKYGSTHPKLFSGTFEEAKAEASNTGKLLLVYIHSDRDQRFCSELLSNKLVIEVLDSNFIVFIEYHKGPHMRRLINITNALLLPHVSIMACKTPTETRIIDRIEGFVDYDKFISILVNAVDNADGPISSLESSRKLREEQDEEFRKAVEIDSMKMMEKENDVRRRNTQAAIKKEKEEKIKRIVHRRKQLAVEHKHLEAKGNTKIRVRLPTGHSIESLFDEDDTIEKVYQWVEASEYMEDKDDSIKIPYDFVLSIPHPSQALSNKSQTLKDANLVPNASILLTSLCDDSDED; translated from the exons ATGTCATCCCTGTATGATACAGCCGTGAGCTTCTTCAATGAAACTGTAAAAAAGATATTTGAACCGCTGCAATCACTACTACGCAGAGCATGTACCATCATTGGCATATATCAGCCTTATTTCCTAGAGTTTTATGAGTCGAAATATGGATCTACACACCCAAAGTTATTTTCAGGGACATTTGAAGAG GCAAAGGCTGAAGCTTCAAACACGGGGAAACTGTTGCTTGTGTATATACACTCTGATAGAGATCAGAGGTTTTGCTCCGAGTTGCTGTCAAATAAGCTTGTTATAGAGGTTCTG GATTCCAATTTCATCGTATTCATTGAGTATCATAAAGGGCCTCATATGCGCAGATTGATTAACATTACAAATGCTCTGCTCCTACCTCACGTTTCTATAATGGCCTGCAAGACTCCTACAGAGACAAGAATCATTGATAGAATTGAGGGATTTGTAGACTATGACAAGTTCATTTCCATACTTGTAAACGCTGTGGACAATGCAGATGGACCGATTAGCAGTTTGGAATCAAGTAGGAAGTTGCGTGAGGAACAGGATGAAGAGTTTAGAAAAGCGGTTGAAATTGATTCtatgaaaatgatggaaaaggaaaatgacgtgagaagaagaaacacACAGGCAGCTATCaagaaagagaaggaagagaaaaTAAAGCGTATAGTTCATAGAAGGAAACAATTGGCAGTTGAACACAAACATCTCGAGGCCAAGGGAAACACAAAGATCAGGGTAAGGTTGCCAACCGGGCACTCCATTGAATCTTTATTTGATGAAGACGACACAATTGAGAAAGTTTATCAGTGGGTAGAAGCTTCAGAGTATATGGAAGACAAGGATGATTCCATCAAAATACCCTACGATTTCGTTTTGTCCATTCCTCATCCATCGCAGGCACTTTCTAATAAATCTCAGACGCTAAAGGATGCGAATCTTGTACCAAACGCCTCCATACTTTTAACATCGTTATGCGATGATTCAGACGAAGATTGA
- a CDS encoding hypothetical protein (encoded by transcript BEWA_033170A) yields the protein MTESNFLKCLQEFHGADKWSDLSSRTVLGQNINLFRFYESAKRRGGVTATVIMTCWREICVEIGVINSDDSVSLEEARKASQYFLECFNNFNYQESLDSESTNDSSKALEQKVPEEGPPNVISDKQEQSKSRKNAQVPDEENLIWMAKQHIKTIAPKVRVFFKNGGIGLRGGDVPFNADTQWILPSYDKSLPLPYNTQYKVAYAAKMAADLPNFLSRLTTDDAVPAKDNSSAAESMSIETVCKGIISEVMKLLITRQDVDVCLDVIFKAITLSNVSRVPGLHKQILSITMEISKELSDSNDYFRQREIVSMLNLSCGIVDALVFNSFNSPSNPEVLPDNLENSSQETLYFLESLRAASCALFKRVHRLFSTFSKNAARNNSINRRRSRTVGSIGPFDTYFSPGDHGVLLERKNSAKYVNDICDVNAGIQVIVSSLNTIINLCKSAKSPFQIDILSLYFGNLSEVFVNTLQNNRVPRYWLWKEFQYLLCIFLTSACEYFNKASLSTHIKIVKYLHIISLALLHEQKLQGNTLVKVLELLNVLNNSDLNVVGFMKPLILCTCKILTERAIEITRGNLLSTLDLNKFCMKENEPPILQYDKCSDEKYFNPLILNNDSNQGFSFRLSKAPKLTGLDLPGFFNCECNPLLNPWSLLLGEPWNSKIIKNENTKRKCNILQRLFCDDVVSPNKAVPVEDAVSYLQLCYKYIFGLSYKISQKNSLNEANKCESNAVVNRTPTANELVFQCLTKLTRYDFCLSEISAMERTFLECAFSDSEHSKLVWPLIHILMSGTCKGDYKCPDEPYQVSFVNHIK from the coding sequence ATGACGGAATCCAATTTCTTAAAGTGTTTGCAAGAATTTCATGGAGCTGATAAATGGTCGGATTTGTCTAGTAGAACAGTCCTTGGTCAAAATATCAACTTGTTTCGTTTCTATGAATCAGCTAAAAGAAGGGGCGGAGTAACTGCCACCGTTATAATGACGTGTTGGCGTGAAATATGTGTAGAAATCGGAGTTATCAACTCGGACGATTCCGTATCCCTGGAAGAAGCTCGCAAGGCGTCCCAGTATTTTTTGGAGTGTTTTAATAACTTTAATTACCAAGAATCCTTGGATTCTGAGAGTACAAACGACTCTTCCAAGGCGCTCGAGCAAAAGGTTCCTGAGGAAGGTCCTCCAAACGTGATAAGTGATAAACAAGAACAATCAAAAAGTCGTAAAAATGCTCAAGTTCCGGATGAAGAAAACCTTATATGGATGGCGAAACAACATATAAAAACTATAGCACCAAAGGTTAGGGTTTTTTTCAAGAATGGCGGAATTGGTCTAAGAGGCGGAGACGTTCCATTTAATGCAGACACACAATGGATACTACCGTCATATGACAAATCATTACCACTTCCCTATAATACCCAATATAAGGTAGCATATGCCGCAAAAATGGCAGCAGATCTCCCCAATTTCCTGTCGCGTCTAACCACTGATGATGCAGTTCCTGCCAAGGACAACTCTTCAGCTGCTGAATCAATGTCAATTGAAACTGTTTGCAAAGGTATTATTTCAGAGGTTATGAAGTTGCTAATCACACGTCAGGATGTAGACGTTTGCTTAGATGTTATTTTTAAAGCCATAACTCTTTCCAACGTATCTAGGGTTCCCGGGTTGCATAAACAAATTTTATCGATAACAATGGAAATTTCAAAAGAACTATCAGATTCCAACGATTATTTCAGGCAAAGGGAGATTGTCAGCATGTTGAATCTCTCTTGTGGAATCGTTGATGCGCTTGTATTTAATTCATTCAACTCACCAAGTAACCCAGAAGTGTTACCAGATAACCTGGAAAATTCATCACAAGAAACCCTATACTTTCTTGAGTCACTGCGAGCAGCTTCTTGTGCACTGTTTAAGAGAGTGCATCGATTATTTAGCACTTTTAGTAAAAATGCGGCTAGAAACAACTCTATAAACAGAAGGAGGAGTAGAACTGTTGGAAGTATTGGTCCATTTGACACTTACTTTTCACCAGGTGACCATGGAGTACTACTCGAAAGAAAAAATAGTGCAAAGTATGTGAATGATATATGCGATGTTAATGCTGGTATTCAAGTTATAGTGTCATCCTTAAATACGATAATAAATCTCTGTAAATCTGCAAAATCACCATTCCAAATTGATATTCTTTCTCTCTATTTTGGGAATTTGTCTGAAGTTTTTGTTAACACTTTGCAAAATAATAGGGTTCCGAGATATTGGCTCTGGAAAGAATTCCAGTATCTCCTTTGTATTTTTTTAACGTCAGCttgtgaatattttaataaagCCTCTCTATCCACACACATCAAGATTGTCAAATACTTACACATTATATCTCTAGCACTCTTGCATGAACAAAAGTTACAAGGCAACACACTTGTCAAAGTCCTGGAATTACTGAATGTCCTTAATAATTCGGATCTAAATGTTGTTGGTTTTATGAAACCTCTAATTTTATGTACTTGTAAAATACTCACAGAGCGTGCAATCGAAATTACACGCGGTAATCTTTTAAGCACTTTAGATTTAAACAAATTCTGCATGAAAGAAAATGAGCCACCAATCTTGCAATATGACAAATGTAGTGATGAAAAATACTTTAATCCTCTTATATTAAACAATGATAGCAATCAAGGATTCTCGTTTAGACTAAGTAAAGCTCCCAAATTAACGGGTCTTGATTTACCTGGATTCTTCAATTGTGAATGTAACCCCTTGTTAAATCCGTGGTCACTACTTTTGGGAGAGCCGTGGAATAGTAAAATtataaagaatgagaacACAAAGAGAAAGTGCAACATATTGCAAAGGCTATTTTGTGATGATGTAGTATCTCCTAACAAAGCTGTACCTGTAGAAGATGCTGTTTCTTATCTACAATTATGctataaatatatttttggTTTATCATACAAGATCTCACAAAAAAATTCACTTAATGAAGCAAATAAATGTGAAAGTAATGCAGTCGTTAATCGTACACCTACAGCCAACGAACTCGTTTTTCAATGTCTAACCAAGCTGACAAGGTACGACTTTTGTTTGAGTGAAATTAGTGCCATGGAAAGAACCTTTCTGGAATGTGCCTTTAGTGATAGTGAACATTCTAAACTTGTATGGCCTCTAATTCATATATTAATGTCTGGCACCTGCAAAGGTGACTATAAATGTCCTGATGAGCCCTATCAGGTCTCATTTGTTAATCATATTAAATGA